The following coding sequences are from one Coffea arabica cultivar ET-39 chromosome 11e, Coffea Arabica ET-39 HiFi, whole genome shotgun sequence window:
- the LOC113719571 gene encoding uncharacterized protein, translated as MSRPMEEDGVKNEEEEFTTGPLSILMLSVKNNTQVLINCRNNRKLLGRVRAFDRHCNMVLENVREMWTEVPKTGKGKKKALPVNKDRFISKMFLRGDSVIIVLRNPK; from the exons ATGAG CCGCCCGATGGAAGAGGAT GGTGTGAAGAATGAGGAAGAAGAATTTACAACTGGGCCTCTATCTATTTTGATGTTGAGTGTCAAAAATAACACTCAG GTGCTCATTAACTGTCGGAACAACAGAAAGCTTCTTGGTCGCGTGCGTGCCTTTGACAGGCACTGCAATATGGTTCTGGAAAATGTTAGAGAGATGTGGACTGAG GTGCCCAAGACAgggaaaggcaagaaaaaagctCTTCCAGTTAACAAGGACAGGTTCATTAGTAAAATGTTCCTTCGCGGGGATTCTGTAATCATTGTTCTGCGTAATCCCAAGTAA
- the LOC113719216 gene encoding vacuolar fusion protein CCZ1 homolog B isoform X1, whose translation MGMSSASTAGDTLKLCVFDLRRGQTEGQELDKILFFYPADLAFSTQLSVIGLSEGLITFTRIFSPEAACEVIEAEMHSHVFYEAEPDIWMVMVVEKSKELEAIWRIDALRAVLKEVHSLFVMFHGSIRALLDKEPAGGLIRTHLYYFIMDYLSAFEKRSPFDCCCWDFLAVKKLQLPNFRESLAERGTVQMLTVGREAALEVQSLVKALESSAGSMQCHSLIMYQDLLVSSTLSPDDTVNLFTYAVLRLSPRALSSGVSSWSYLRKGNIAPGVSSGPMLSNSGSALDHSNVSSETSHVGNRQYNALRPLKHDKWSRGKDGFLVADVWGAEVDSSACSSPTIWLHQTTERMYLCAYQYRSLTLIFLIPVTSIVSEEQGISLMKQQIIENASLKIIKVEEKLSRGWGGENAYHVSGYRYLLVDGNRCISRATPPGKVTTLAKESLVALSKVREEVDLEKSRLKCDGAGREKDMEVCIRAKNNAWVIAKLTRGKELYMVLEKVSETILCATDAVEKFSDSRYCNGVFSLD comes from the exons ATGGGAATGTCGTCTGCGAGCACTGCTGGTGATACATTGAAATTATGCGTCTTTGACTTAAGAAGGGGACAAACTGAAGGGCAGGAACTTGATAAGATCTTGTTTTTCTATCCTGCTGATTTGGCCTTTTCGACTCAACTTTCTGTCATAGGCCTCAGTGAAGGACTGATCACATTCACAAG GATATTCTCTCCGGAGGCTGCTTGTGAGGTCATTGAAGCAGAGATGCACTCTCATGTTTTTTATGAGGCTGAACCAGATATCTGGATGGTTATG GTAGTGGAGAAAAGTAAAGAATTAGAAGCTATATGGCGAATTGATGCATTACGAGCAGTCCTTAAGGAAGTGCACTCTCTTTTTGTGATGTTTCACGGATCTATAAGAGCCCTGCTTGATAAAGAACCTGCTGGGGGACTTATTCGAACTCATCTGTATTACTTCATCATGGACTATTTGAGTG CATTTGAAAAGCGGTCTCCATTCGACTGTTGCTGTTGGG ATTTTCTTGCTGTAAAGAAACTTCAGTTGCCGAACTTCCGTGAATCTCTAGCAGAGCGTGGAACTGTACAGATGTTGACCGTAGGACGAGAGGCTGCACTCGAAGTTCAG TCACTTGTCAAGGCATTAGAATCAAGTGCAGGAAGTATGCAGTGTCACTCATTGATCATGTACCAGGACTTGTTAGTATCCTCTACTCTTTCTCCG GATGACACTGTAAATCTATTTACATATGCTGTCCTAAGGCTGTCGCCACGTGCTTTATCTTCTGGAGTAAGTTCCTGGTCCTATCTGAGAAAAGGAAATATTGCCCCTGGTGTTTCTTCTGGGCCCATGTTATCAAACTCTGGTTCTGCACTGGATCATTCTAATGTTTCATCTGAAACTTCACATGTGGGGAATCGCCAGTATAATGCACTGAGGCCCTTAAAGCATGATAAGTGGTCCAGGGGCAAGGATGGTTTTCTTGTTGCTGATGTTTGGGGTGCTGAAGTTGATAGCTCTGCTTGTAGCAGCCCAACCATATGGCTTCATCAAACAACGGAGAGGATGTATCTCTGTGCTTACCAGTATAGGAGCCTCACCTTAATATTTCTCATTCCTGTCACGTCTATAGTTAGCGAGGAGCAAGGAATATCTTTGATGAAGCAGCAAATCATTGAGAAT GCGTCACTTAAGATCATCAAAGTTGAAGAGAAATTATCAAGAGGATGGGGTGGCGAGAATGCGTACCATGTGAGTGGGTACCGATACTTGCTAGTTGATGGTAACAGATGCATATCCAGAGCTACTCCACCTGGAAAAGTAACAACCCTGGCAAAG GAATCATTAGTTGCTTTGAGTAAGGTTCGAGAAGAGGTTGACTTAGAAAAGAGCAGGTTGAAATGCGATGGTGCAGGTCGTGAGAAAGATATGGAAGTATGCATCAGGGCAAAAAATAATGCCTGGGTGATTGCTAAACTTACAAGAGGGAAGGAGCTTTATATGGTCCTTGAAAAAGTCAGTGAGACAATTCTGTGTGCCACAGATGCTGTTGAGAAGTTCAGTGACAG CAGGTACTGCAATGGAGTTTTTTCTTTGGATTAG
- the LOC113719216 gene encoding vacuolar fusion protein CCZ1 homolog B isoform X4, producing the protein MGMSSASTAGDTLKLCVFDLRRGQTEGQELDKILFFYPADLAFSTQLSVIGLSEGLITFTRIFSPEAACEVIEAEMHSHVFYEAEPDIWMVMVVEKSKELEAIWRIDALRAVLKEVHSLFVMFHGSIRALLDKEPAGGLIRTHLYYFIMDYLSDFLAVKKLQLPNFRESLAERGTVQMLTVGREAALEVQSLVKALESSAGSMQCHSLIMYQDLLVSSTLSPDDTVNLFTYAVLRLSPRALSSGVSSWSYLRKGNIAPGVSSGPMLSNSGSALDHSNVSSETSHVGNRQYNALRPLKHDKWSRGKDGFLVADVWGAEVDSSACSSPTIWLHQTTERMYLCAYQYRSLTLIFLIPVTSIVSEEQGISLMKQQIIENASLKIIKVEEKLSRGWGGENAYHVSGYRYLLVDGNRCISRATPPGKVTTLAKESLVALSKVREEVDLEKSRLKCDGAGREKDMEVCIRAKNNAWVIAKLTRGKELYMVLEKVSETILCATDAVEKFSDRYCNGVFSLD; encoded by the exons ATGGGAATGTCGTCTGCGAGCACTGCTGGTGATACATTGAAATTATGCGTCTTTGACTTAAGAAGGGGACAAACTGAAGGGCAGGAACTTGATAAGATCTTGTTTTTCTATCCTGCTGATTTGGCCTTTTCGACTCAACTTTCTGTCATAGGCCTCAGTGAAGGACTGATCACATTCACAAG GATATTCTCTCCGGAGGCTGCTTGTGAGGTCATTGAAGCAGAGATGCACTCTCATGTTTTTTATGAGGCTGAACCAGATATCTGGATGGTTATG GTAGTGGAGAAAAGTAAAGAATTAGAAGCTATATGGCGAATTGATGCATTACGAGCAGTCCTTAAGGAAGTGCACTCTCTTTTTGTGATGTTTCACGGATCTATAAGAGCCCTGCTTGATAAAGAACCTGCTGGGGGACTTATTCGAACTCATCTGTATTACTTCATCATGGACTATTTGAGTG ATTTTCTTGCTGTAAAGAAACTTCAGTTGCCGAACTTCCGTGAATCTCTAGCAGAGCGTGGAACTGTACAGATGTTGACCGTAGGACGAGAGGCTGCACTCGAAGTTCAG TCACTTGTCAAGGCATTAGAATCAAGTGCAGGAAGTATGCAGTGTCACTCATTGATCATGTACCAGGACTTGTTAGTATCCTCTACTCTTTCTCCG GATGACACTGTAAATCTATTTACATATGCTGTCCTAAGGCTGTCGCCACGTGCTTTATCTTCTGGAGTAAGTTCCTGGTCCTATCTGAGAAAAGGAAATATTGCCCCTGGTGTTTCTTCTGGGCCCATGTTATCAAACTCTGGTTCTGCACTGGATCATTCTAATGTTTCATCTGAAACTTCACATGTGGGGAATCGCCAGTATAATGCACTGAGGCCCTTAAAGCATGATAAGTGGTCCAGGGGCAAGGATGGTTTTCTTGTTGCTGATGTTTGGGGTGCTGAAGTTGATAGCTCTGCTTGTAGCAGCCCAACCATATGGCTTCATCAAACAACGGAGAGGATGTATCTCTGTGCTTACCAGTATAGGAGCCTCACCTTAATATTTCTCATTCCTGTCACGTCTATAGTTAGCGAGGAGCAAGGAATATCTTTGATGAAGCAGCAAATCATTGAGAAT GCGTCACTTAAGATCATCAAAGTTGAAGAGAAATTATCAAGAGGATGGGGTGGCGAGAATGCGTACCATGTGAGTGGGTACCGATACTTGCTAGTTGATGGTAACAGATGCATATCCAGAGCTACTCCACCTGGAAAAGTAACAACCCTGGCAAAG GAATCATTAGTTGCTTTGAGTAAGGTTCGAGAAGAGGTTGACTTAGAAAAGAGCAGGTTGAAATGCGATGGTGCAGGTCGTGAGAAAGATATGGAAGTATGCATCAGGGCAAAAAATAATGCCTGGGTGATTGCTAAACTTACAAGAGGGAAGGAGCTTTATATGGTCCTTGAAAAAGTCAGTGAGACAATTCTGTGTGCCACAGATGCTGTTGAGAAGTTCAGTGACAG GTACTGCAATGGAGTTTTTTCTTTGGATTAG
- the LOC113719216 gene encoding vacuolar fusion protein CCZ1 homolog A isoform X5: MGMSSASTAGDTLKLCVFDLRRGQTEGQELDKILFFYPADLAFSTQLSVIGLSEGLITFTRIFSPEAACEVIEAEMHSHVFYEAEPDIWMVMVVEKSKELEAIWRIDALRAVLKEVHSLFVMFHGSIRALLDKEPAGGLIRTHLYYFIMDYLSAFEKRSPFDCCCWDFLAVKKLQLPNFRESLAERGTVQMLTVGREAALEVQSLVKALESSAGSMQCHSLIMYQDLLVSSTLSPDDTVNLFTYAVLRLSPRALSSGYNALRPLKHDKWSRGKDGFLVADVWGAEVDSSACSSPTIWLHQTTERMYLCAYQYRSLTLIFLIPVTSIVSEEQGISLMKQQIIENASLKIIKVEEKLSRGWGGENAYHVSGYRYLLVDGNRCISRATPPGKVTTLAKESLVALSKVREEVDLEKSRLKCDGAGREKDMEVCIRAKNNAWVIAKLTRGKELYMVLEKVSETILCATDAVEKFSDSRYCNGVFSLD, translated from the exons ATGGGAATGTCGTCTGCGAGCACTGCTGGTGATACATTGAAATTATGCGTCTTTGACTTAAGAAGGGGACAAACTGAAGGGCAGGAACTTGATAAGATCTTGTTTTTCTATCCTGCTGATTTGGCCTTTTCGACTCAACTTTCTGTCATAGGCCTCAGTGAAGGACTGATCACATTCACAAG GATATTCTCTCCGGAGGCTGCTTGTGAGGTCATTGAAGCAGAGATGCACTCTCATGTTTTTTATGAGGCTGAACCAGATATCTGGATGGTTATG GTAGTGGAGAAAAGTAAAGAATTAGAAGCTATATGGCGAATTGATGCATTACGAGCAGTCCTTAAGGAAGTGCACTCTCTTTTTGTGATGTTTCACGGATCTATAAGAGCCCTGCTTGATAAAGAACCTGCTGGGGGACTTATTCGAACTCATCTGTATTACTTCATCATGGACTATTTGAGTG CATTTGAAAAGCGGTCTCCATTCGACTGTTGCTGTTGGG ATTTTCTTGCTGTAAAGAAACTTCAGTTGCCGAACTTCCGTGAATCTCTAGCAGAGCGTGGAACTGTACAGATGTTGACCGTAGGACGAGAGGCTGCACTCGAAGTTCAG TCACTTGTCAAGGCATTAGAATCAAGTGCAGGAAGTATGCAGTGTCACTCATTGATCATGTACCAGGACTTGTTAGTATCCTCTACTCTTTCTCCG GATGACACTGTAAATCTATTTACATATGCTGTCCTAAGGCTGTCGCCACGTGCTTTATCTTCTGGA TATAATGCACTGAGGCCCTTAAAGCATGATAAGTGGTCCAGGGGCAAGGATGGTTTTCTTGTTGCTGATGTTTGGGGTGCTGAAGTTGATAGCTCTGCTTGTAGCAGCCCAACCATATGGCTTCATCAAACAACGGAGAGGATGTATCTCTGTGCTTACCAGTATAGGAGCCTCACCTTAATATTTCTCATTCCTGTCACGTCTATAGTTAGCGAGGAGCAAGGAATATCTTTGATGAAGCAGCAAATCATTGAGAAT GCGTCACTTAAGATCATCAAAGTTGAAGAGAAATTATCAAGAGGATGGGGTGGCGAGAATGCGTACCATGTGAGTGGGTACCGATACTTGCTAGTTGATGGTAACAGATGCATATCCAGAGCTACTCCACCTGGAAAAGTAACAACCCTGGCAAAG GAATCATTAGTTGCTTTGAGTAAGGTTCGAGAAGAGGTTGACTTAGAAAAGAGCAGGTTGAAATGCGATGGTGCAGGTCGTGAGAAAGATATGGAAGTATGCATCAGGGCAAAAAATAATGCCTGGGTGATTGCTAAACTTACAAGAGGGAAGGAGCTTTATATGGTCCTTGAAAAAGTCAGTGAGACAATTCTGTGTGCCACAGATGCTGTTGAGAAGTTCAGTGACAG CAGGTACTGCAATGGAGTTTTTTCTTTGGATTAG
- the LOC113719216 gene encoding vacuolar fusion protein CCZ1 homolog B isoform X2, whose product MGMSSASTAGDTLKLCVFDLRRGQTEGQELDKILFFYPADLAFSTQLSVIGLSEGLITFTRIFSPEAACEVIEAEMHSHVFYEAEPDIWMVMVVEKSKELEAIWRIDALRAVLKEVHSLFVMFHGSIRALLDKEPAGGLIRTHLYYFIMDYLSAFEKRSPFDCCCWDFLAVKKLQLPNFRESLAERGTVQMLTVGREAALEVQSLVKALESSAGSMQCHSLIMYQDLLVSSTLSPDDTVNLFTYAVLRLSPRALSSGVSSWSYLRKGNIAPGVSSGPMLSNSGSALDHSNVSSETSHVGNRQYNALRPLKHDKWSRGKDGFLVADVWGAEVDSSACSSPTIWLHQTTERMYLCAYQYRSLTLIFLIPVTSIVSEEQGISLMKQQIIENASLKIIKVEEKLSRGWGGENAYHVSGYRYLLVDGNRCISRATPPGKVTTLAKESLVALSKVREEVDLEKSRLKCDGAGREKDMEVCIRAKNNAWVIAKLTRGKELYMVLEKVSETILCATDAVEKFSDRYCNGVFSLD is encoded by the exons ATGGGAATGTCGTCTGCGAGCACTGCTGGTGATACATTGAAATTATGCGTCTTTGACTTAAGAAGGGGACAAACTGAAGGGCAGGAACTTGATAAGATCTTGTTTTTCTATCCTGCTGATTTGGCCTTTTCGACTCAACTTTCTGTCATAGGCCTCAGTGAAGGACTGATCACATTCACAAG GATATTCTCTCCGGAGGCTGCTTGTGAGGTCATTGAAGCAGAGATGCACTCTCATGTTTTTTATGAGGCTGAACCAGATATCTGGATGGTTATG GTAGTGGAGAAAAGTAAAGAATTAGAAGCTATATGGCGAATTGATGCATTACGAGCAGTCCTTAAGGAAGTGCACTCTCTTTTTGTGATGTTTCACGGATCTATAAGAGCCCTGCTTGATAAAGAACCTGCTGGGGGACTTATTCGAACTCATCTGTATTACTTCATCATGGACTATTTGAGTG CATTTGAAAAGCGGTCTCCATTCGACTGTTGCTGTTGGG ATTTTCTTGCTGTAAAGAAACTTCAGTTGCCGAACTTCCGTGAATCTCTAGCAGAGCGTGGAACTGTACAGATGTTGACCGTAGGACGAGAGGCTGCACTCGAAGTTCAG TCACTTGTCAAGGCATTAGAATCAAGTGCAGGAAGTATGCAGTGTCACTCATTGATCATGTACCAGGACTTGTTAGTATCCTCTACTCTTTCTCCG GATGACACTGTAAATCTATTTACATATGCTGTCCTAAGGCTGTCGCCACGTGCTTTATCTTCTGGAGTAAGTTCCTGGTCCTATCTGAGAAAAGGAAATATTGCCCCTGGTGTTTCTTCTGGGCCCATGTTATCAAACTCTGGTTCTGCACTGGATCATTCTAATGTTTCATCTGAAACTTCACATGTGGGGAATCGCCAGTATAATGCACTGAGGCCCTTAAAGCATGATAAGTGGTCCAGGGGCAAGGATGGTTTTCTTGTTGCTGATGTTTGGGGTGCTGAAGTTGATAGCTCTGCTTGTAGCAGCCCAACCATATGGCTTCATCAAACAACGGAGAGGATGTATCTCTGTGCTTACCAGTATAGGAGCCTCACCTTAATATTTCTCATTCCTGTCACGTCTATAGTTAGCGAGGAGCAAGGAATATCTTTGATGAAGCAGCAAATCATTGAGAAT GCGTCACTTAAGATCATCAAAGTTGAAGAGAAATTATCAAGAGGATGGGGTGGCGAGAATGCGTACCATGTGAGTGGGTACCGATACTTGCTAGTTGATGGTAACAGATGCATATCCAGAGCTACTCCACCTGGAAAAGTAACAACCCTGGCAAAG GAATCATTAGTTGCTTTGAGTAAGGTTCGAGAAGAGGTTGACTTAGAAAAGAGCAGGTTGAAATGCGATGGTGCAGGTCGTGAGAAAGATATGGAAGTATGCATCAGGGCAAAAAATAATGCCTGGGTGATTGCTAAACTTACAAGAGGGAAGGAGCTTTATATGGTCCTTGAAAAAGTCAGTGAGACAATTCTGTGTGCCACAGATGCTGTTGAGAAGTTCAGTGACAG GTACTGCAATGGAGTTTTTTCTTTGGATTAG
- the LOC140021577 gene encoding probable L-gulonolactone oxidase 6, whose translation MCSQMGIFPWLPLLLYFICLITIFLVGYIPHEDHIKCSSGNTNCTISNVYRSFPDRSICRAAEVAYPTTEEELLSIVANATFLQKKMRIATSLSNSIPKLMCPDGEYGLIISTKYLNRRLGLDKSAMTITVETGMTLRQLINESAMAGLALPYAPYWWGVTIGGILGTGAHGSTLWDLGPAVHDYVIELRIVTPAGPDEGYANVRTLKIGDPELDAARVSLGVLGVISQVTLQLQPLFKRSIAFLEKDDSDLGAQISTFGNQHEFADFTWFPSQKKVLYRIDDRVPYNTTGNGVFDFFGLSPVSSFLTAVSRTIEEIQEYTGHAVGKCITGSLGRYILKKAGYGLTNDGTSFKGYPVVGYHNNLQSSGTCLDGLWTACAWDQRFKGLYFFQNGISISLYKAKDFIQDVQKLVALQPKALCGVDIYNGILIRYITASSAYLGKQEDSVEFDITYYRSKDPMAPRLHEDIFEEIEQMAVFKYGGLPHWGKNRHLTFIGAINKYENAGEFLKVKQSYDPLGLFSSEWTDKVLGLKDGITVLKEGCASEGLCICSQDIHCAPKKGYFCRPGKVYKNARVCTQLTS comes from the exons ATGTGTTCTCAAATGGGAATATTTCCTTGGCTACCTCTATTACTAtatttcatttgcttgattacaATATTTTTGGTGGGCTATATTCCCCATGAAGATCACATAAAATGTTCATCAGGAAATACTAATTGCACAATCAGCAATGTATACCGATCATTTCCCGATCGAAGCATATGCCGAGCAGCTGAAGTTGCTTATCCTACAACAGAAGAAGAGCTTCTTTCAATCGTAGCAAATGCAACTTTTCTGCAGAAGAAAATGAGGATAGCTACCTCATTATCCAACAGTATCCCTAAGCTTATGTGTCCAGACGGTGAATATGGCTTAATTATTAGCACTAAGTACCTTAACAGAAGGCTGGGTTTGGACAAATCAGCCATGACTATAACAGTCGAGACTGGAATGACTCTAAGGCAGCTGATCAATGAGAGCGCCATGGCTGGCTTAGCTCTACCTTATGCTCCTTACTGGTGGGGTGTGACAATAGGTGGAATTTTGGGAACGGGTGCACATGGTAGCACATTGTGGGATTTGGGACCTGCAGTTCATGATTATGTGATTGAGCTTCGGATTGTAACGCCAGCAGGGCCTGATGAGGGGTATGCAAATGTTCGGACACTGAAAATTGGTGACCCTGAGCTTGATGCAGCTAGAGTCtctcttggagttcttggagtTATTTCACAG GTCACTCTGCAATTGCAGCCACTGTTCAAGAGGTCTATAGCCTTCTTAGAGAAAGATGATTCGGACTTAGGGGCTCAAATTTCTACCTTCGGCAACCAACATGAGTTTGCAGACTTTACTTGGTTCCCAAGTCAAAAGAAGGTTCTCTATCGTATTGATGATAGAGTCCCCTACAACACCACTGGAAATGGTGTTTTTGACTTTTTCGGACTTAGCCCTGTATCTTCATTTCTTACGGCAGTTTCAAGAACCATAG AGGAGATTCAAGAATATACAGGTCATGCTGTAGGGAAATGCATAACCGGATCACTAGGCAGATACATCCTCAAAAAGGCTGGATATGGGCTGACTAACGATG GTACTAGTTTTAAGGGCTACCCTGTGGTAGGGTATCACAATAACCTTCAATCAAGTGGGACTTGCCTTGATGGATTATGGACAGCATGTGCATGGGACCAGAGATTTAAGGGGttatattttttccaaaatggAATCAGCATTAGCTTATACAAAGCCAAGGATTTCATTCAAGATGTGCAAAAGCTTGTTGCTTTACAACCTAAGGCCTTGTGCGGTGTTGATATTTATAATGGTATCCTTATCAGATATATTACAGCATCAAGTGCTTACCTGGGCAAACAAGAAGATTCTGTGGAGTTTGATATCACTTACTATAGAAGCAAGGATCCAATGGCCCCAAGACTACATGAAGATATCTTTGAAGAGATAGAGCAAATGGCAGTGTTCAAATATGGCGGATTGCCTCACTGGGGCAAAAATAGGCATCTCACTTTTATTGGTGCAATTAACAAGTATGAAAATGCTGGTGAGTTTTTGAAGGTCAAACAATCGTATGATCCTTTAGGGTTGTTTTCGAGTGAGTGGACAGACAAAGTTCTTGGCTTGAAAGATGGCATTACAGTATTGAAAGAGGGTTGTGCATCAGAAGGATTGTGCATATGTTCACAGGACATTCATTGTGCCCCAAAAAAGGGATACTTTTGTCGACCAGGAAAAGTTTATAAGAATGCCAGAGTTTGTACTCAATTGACATCCTAA
- the LOC113719216 gene encoding vacuolar fusion protein CCZ1 homolog B isoform X3 has product MGMSSASTAGDTLKLCVFDLRRGQTEGQELDKILFFYPADLAFSTQLSVIGLSEGLITFTRIFSPEAACEVIEAEMHSHVFYEAEPDIWMVMVVEKSKELEAIWRIDALRAVLKEVHSLFVMFHGSIRALLDKEPAGGLIRTHLYYFIMDYLSDFLAVKKLQLPNFRESLAERGTVQMLTVGREAALEVQSLVKALESSAGSMQCHSLIMYQDLLVSSTLSPDDTVNLFTYAVLRLSPRALSSGVSSWSYLRKGNIAPGVSSGPMLSNSGSALDHSNVSSETSHVGNRQYNALRPLKHDKWSRGKDGFLVADVWGAEVDSSACSSPTIWLHQTTERMYLCAYQYRSLTLIFLIPVTSIVSEEQGISLMKQQIIENASLKIIKVEEKLSRGWGGENAYHVSGYRYLLVDGNRCISRATPPGKVTTLAKESLVALSKVREEVDLEKSRLKCDGAGREKDMEVCIRAKNNAWVIAKLTRGKELYMVLEKVSETILCATDAVEKFSDSRYCNGVFSLD; this is encoded by the exons ATGGGAATGTCGTCTGCGAGCACTGCTGGTGATACATTGAAATTATGCGTCTTTGACTTAAGAAGGGGACAAACTGAAGGGCAGGAACTTGATAAGATCTTGTTTTTCTATCCTGCTGATTTGGCCTTTTCGACTCAACTTTCTGTCATAGGCCTCAGTGAAGGACTGATCACATTCACAAG GATATTCTCTCCGGAGGCTGCTTGTGAGGTCATTGAAGCAGAGATGCACTCTCATGTTTTTTATGAGGCTGAACCAGATATCTGGATGGTTATG GTAGTGGAGAAAAGTAAAGAATTAGAAGCTATATGGCGAATTGATGCATTACGAGCAGTCCTTAAGGAAGTGCACTCTCTTTTTGTGATGTTTCACGGATCTATAAGAGCCCTGCTTGATAAAGAACCTGCTGGGGGACTTATTCGAACTCATCTGTATTACTTCATCATGGACTATTTGAGTG ATTTTCTTGCTGTAAAGAAACTTCAGTTGCCGAACTTCCGTGAATCTCTAGCAGAGCGTGGAACTGTACAGATGTTGACCGTAGGACGAGAGGCTGCACTCGAAGTTCAG TCACTTGTCAAGGCATTAGAATCAAGTGCAGGAAGTATGCAGTGTCACTCATTGATCATGTACCAGGACTTGTTAGTATCCTCTACTCTTTCTCCG GATGACACTGTAAATCTATTTACATATGCTGTCCTAAGGCTGTCGCCACGTGCTTTATCTTCTGGAGTAAGTTCCTGGTCCTATCTGAGAAAAGGAAATATTGCCCCTGGTGTTTCTTCTGGGCCCATGTTATCAAACTCTGGTTCTGCACTGGATCATTCTAATGTTTCATCTGAAACTTCACATGTGGGGAATCGCCAGTATAATGCACTGAGGCCCTTAAAGCATGATAAGTGGTCCAGGGGCAAGGATGGTTTTCTTGTTGCTGATGTTTGGGGTGCTGAAGTTGATAGCTCTGCTTGTAGCAGCCCAACCATATGGCTTCATCAAACAACGGAGAGGATGTATCTCTGTGCTTACCAGTATAGGAGCCTCACCTTAATATTTCTCATTCCTGTCACGTCTATAGTTAGCGAGGAGCAAGGAATATCTTTGATGAAGCAGCAAATCATTGAGAAT GCGTCACTTAAGATCATCAAAGTTGAAGAGAAATTATCAAGAGGATGGGGTGGCGAGAATGCGTACCATGTGAGTGGGTACCGATACTTGCTAGTTGATGGTAACAGATGCATATCCAGAGCTACTCCACCTGGAAAAGTAACAACCCTGGCAAAG GAATCATTAGTTGCTTTGAGTAAGGTTCGAGAAGAGGTTGACTTAGAAAAGAGCAGGTTGAAATGCGATGGTGCAGGTCGTGAGAAAGATATGGAAGTATGCATCAGGGCAAAAAATAATGCCTGGGTGATTGCTAAACTTACAAGAGGGAAGGAGCTTTATATGGTCCTTGAAAAAGTCAGTGAGACAATTCTGTGTGCCACAGATGCTGTTGAGAAGTTCAGTGACAG CAGGTACTGCAATGGAGTTTTTTCTTTGGATTAG